The Acinetobacter sp. GSS19 genome includes a region encoding these proteins:
- a CDS encoding carbon-nitrogen hydrolase family protein, giving the protein MTLLSVAQMNSQNDIEENFVTIESLIQQSKAQEAELIVFPENFVCFAAGKQRETAAQFEVLQQRLEQLAHRYQIWIIAGTLPCPFRPDGSVIQDGRVRTVSLCISPEKTEARYDKIHLFDVQVGDAVGGYQESQFFEPGTDLVIASTPFGQIGLMVCYDLRFPELALSLRQKGANLLTAPAAFTYTTGQMHWQLLLQARAMDSQCFFLGAAQQGWHGPKRQTWGHAAATNSQGQLLDMVNHDGAGLITVEFDLAQQQAVRQSMPLMQHRKIIQY; this is encoded by the coding sequence ATGACTTTACTTTCTGTTGCGCAAATGAACTCGCAAAATGATATCGAAGAAAACTTCGTAACCATCGAGAGCCTCATCCAGCAAAGTAAAGCACAAGAGGCTGAACTGATCGTTTTCCCCGAAAATTTTGTCTGCTTCGCTGCCGGAAAACAGCGCGAAACAGCAGCACAATTCGAAGTACTGCAACAACGTCTGGAACAACTTGCCCATCGATACCAAATCTGGATCATTGCCGGTACATTACCTTGTCCATTTCGCCCAGATGGTTCTGTAATTCAGGATGGACGTGTACGGACCGTCAGTTTGTGTATCAGCCCAGAAAAAACAGAAGCACGCTACGACAAGATTCATCTGTTTGATGTACAGGTCGGTGATGCAGTGGGTGGTTATCAGGAATCTCAATTTTTTGAACCCGGTACGGATCTTGTGATCGCCAGTACTCCTTTTGGTCAGATTGGTCTGATGGTCTGCTATGACTTACGCTTCCCGGAACTTGCCCTTAGCTTGCGCCAGAAAGGAGCGAATTTGCTCACTGCCCCAGCAGCATTTACCTATACAACCGGTCAAATGCATTGGCAATTATTATTGCAAGCACGTGCTATGGATAGCCAGTGTTTTTTTCTAGGCGCTGCACAACAAGGGTGGCACGGCCCGAAACGCCAAACTTGGGGACATGCTGCAGCGACCAATAGCCAGGGGCAACTACTAGATATGGTCAATCATGACGGTGCCGGACTGATTACCGTTGAATTTGATCTGGCTCAGCAACAGGCTGTACGTCAATCTATGCCTTTAATGCAACATCGCAAAATTATTCAGTACTAA
- a CDS encoding DUF4951 domain-containing protein, translated as MIQFLLRCAIVFSLASSSYAEVKIAEPTYPIHSLINPRIAALPVPLTPKGMSVTEFGLQVIGWGIGAEAARHRMDHLDSDDVETIKKQGTSLEMVRAWQTYYENETIRNLSNPAAKSRARLLKKIAELW; from the coding sequence ATGATTCAGTTTCTCCTGCGCTGTGCGATTGTTTTCAGCTTGGCGTCTTCTAGTTATGCCGAAGTCAAAATCGCAGAACCCACTTACCCGATCCATAGCTTAATCAACCCTCGAATCGCAGCGTTACCCGTTCCCCTCACTCCGAAAGGGATGTCTGTTACAGAATTTGGCCTGCAAGTGATTGGTTGGGGAATTGGTGCAGAGGCTGCACGCCATCGCATGGATCATCTCGACAGTGATGATGTAGAAACAATCAAAAAGCAAGGCACAAGTTTAGAGATGGTTCGCGCCTGGCAAACCTATTATGAAAATGAAACCATCCGCAATCTCAGCAATCCAGCAGCTAAGTCTCGGGCACGCTTACTCAAAAAGATCGCCGAGCTTTGGTAA
- a CDS encoding mechanosensitive ion channel family protein, whose product MAESNLSKDLIDSLKSVFTGINTERFSEILVALVLALIGFLLARVVSNTFIRTMGMRFNAHQRLVWRRGIFYFIFLLFVMASLKEAGFKLSVFLGAAGILTVALGFASQTSATNLISGLFLIGEGSFEVGDTIQITLIRGHTIEGEVISIDLLSVKLLTLDNVYVRLPNEQLIRAPVHNLSKFPIRRIPITLSIDFHEDIIKVREVLLDVAKKHPWVLDEPKPAVTVTAFRESSIELLFAIWCRRENFLKVRDEMQERIRNGFLDNHIEIPVPKMGFVDRPPLPPRLSNEELDLYANAAEIKREPKL is encoded by the coding sequence ATGGCAGAATCAAATTTAAGTAAAGATCTTATCGACAGCCTGAAGAGTGTTTTTACCGGGATTAATACCGAGCGCTTCAGTGAAATTCTGGTCGCACTGGTCCTGGCTCTAATCGGTTTTTTGTTGGCTCGGGTCGTCTCCAATACCTTTATCCGCACCATGGGGATGCGCTTTAATGCCCACCAGCGTTTGGTTTGGCGCCGCGGGATTTTCTATTTTATTTTCCTGCTGTTTGTGATGGCCAGTCTGAAAGAAGCCGGATTTAAACTCAGTGTCTTCCTTGGTGCAGCAGGCATTCTGACTGTGGCTCTGGGTTTCGCCTCACAAACCTCGGCAACCAACCTGATCAGTGGCCTGTTCCTGATCGGTGAAGGCTCCTTTGAAGTGGGCGATACCATCCAGATCACTTTAATCCGTGGTCATACCATTGAAGGTGAGGTCATTTCCATCGATCTGCTGTCGGTCAAGCTCTTAACACTGGATAACGTTTACGTACGTTTGCCGAATGAACAGCTAATTCGTGCCCCAGTCCACAACCTGTCTAAATTCCCCATCCGGCGTATTCCGATTACACTGTCGATTGATTTTCATGAAGATATTATCAAAGTCCGTGAAGTCTTGCTGGATGTCGCCAAAAAACATCCTTGGGTCTTGGATGAGCCTAAACCTGCGGTTACCGTGACCGCATTTCGTGAATCCTCGATTGAATTGCTGTTTGCCATCTGGTGCCGTAGAGAAAATTTTCTGAAAGTCCGTGATGAGATGCAGGAGCGTATTCGTAACGGCTTTCTCGACAATCACATTGAGATTCCCGTACCGAAAATGGGTTTTGTCGATCGTCCGCCTTTACCGCCCCGCTTAAGTAACGAAGAACTGGATCTATATGCGAATGCGGCAGAAATCAAGCGCGAACCTAAGCTTTAG
- a CDS encoding DUF2339 domain-containing protein, producing the protein MEHHRHLWIVATCCAVTVVISFGLTIKPNFYQIAAVVLSILAIAIIQFIAALQKRVMRLEQLQTQPYPITDLTGQNIIFYSSFLIGMLGYFFLNFWLSSIGLLVFAICLVQTLSQLHLRITQLEQQTPVEKQGHILATDLPRQQDIPALATQVAGPKAPEWMQQPLVQDQVGVEDLVQPNVSSMQASARMTFPSWVQKTLHWFQHGNPILRIAVLVLLVGVILLLRFASEHWQLSLGIKLLFVAMAGVGLTGLGYYLTKRNALFAVSLQGLGLAIKFLTLVFAHHYAVVADLTLAGFLFVLLLLLTTFLSLKQQSLSLAILALGMAYLAPLLIPQTHPDALFLLSYYLLVNIAVAIVNFIQPWRILNHIAFFASMLIGGIMMGLYLQQAQKVWLDGILWCHIILFIWLSVRYSQLMSGLQQELTRWQPVLDVSLIFSVPVVGFSLHAFLMHDSRFAMASGAAGLALIYSVLMLWIRHKQPVLSLLSKIFFILAVAFTALIFPLAQGAHWSSIGWVVQGTALLVWGSSERERLSLYSGVVLLLFSSITLFYQVWNEPQFPLFSTSIYSFCQFVTVFYLSQAGQDAERSFTATSLSCIFLPLGLYAGAISGVELFNWKAQGFSPYLMIATVLFALFYAVMQKQVKISWIFLQLWVHSLLLLFFVSELAYQQVWTNWGWKHPFAQICFLLATALNSLLLIRSLLLPKHTWAMTWTASLLWLMLAFVGLAVLPENPVIALSLIPLLYGGWEIKTAKFQLLQQPAVWLLTALWLIMANLDLHAASSGYVFPLLNLTDFMTLSMTLGMLIMIYRHHFDQDRLAWGFKFTMLIISLFVLSSALLRGLHHYLQTPLWSSAVWDNGTVQLSFTLLWILLAFLLMTFASRKMVREVWFVGAGLLGLVVAKLVLLDFAQSATLTRVISFIGAGGVMLVIAYLAPLPPPVSREPKA; encoded by the coding sequence TTGGAGCATCATCGCCATCTCTGGATTGTTGCTACTTGTTGTGCTGTTACTGTTGTCATCAGTTTTGGTTTAACCATAAAACCGAATTTTTATCAGATTGCTGCTGTGGTACTGAGTATTTTGGCGATCGCAATCATTCAATTTATTGCTGCCTTACAAAAGCGCGTGATGCGACTGGAACAGCTTCAGACACAGCCGTATCCAATCACGGATTTGACGGGTCAAAACATTATTTTCTACAGCAGTTTTTTGATTGGAATGCTGGGCTATTTTTTCTTGAATTTCTGGTTGAGCAGTATCGGTCTGCTGGTATTTGCGATCTGCCTGGTACAGACCTTGTCGCAATTACATCTGAGAATTACCCAACTGGAACAGCAAACCCCGGTTGAGAAACAGGGGCATATTCTAGCGACTGATCTCCCAAGGCAGCAAGATATACCCGCTTTAGCCACACAGGTGGCAGGACCGAAAGCACCGGAATGGATGCAACAACCTTTGGTGCAAGATCAGGTTGGAGTGGAAGACCTTGTGCAACCGAATGTCAGCTCCATGCAGGCTTCTGCACGAATGACATTCCCTAGTTGGGTGCAGAAAACGCTGCACTGGTTTCAACATGGCAATCCCATTTTACGCATTGCAGTGCTGGTGTTATTGGTCGGGGTCATCCTCTTACTACGTTTTGCCAGTGAGCATTGGCAGCTGAGTTTGGGTATTAAACTGTTGTTTGTGGCAATGGCGGGTGTCGGTCTGACGGGGCTGGGCTATTATCTGACTAAGCGTAATGCTTTGTTCGCAGTCAGCTTGCAAGGACTGGGACTGGCAATCAAATTTTTAACTCTGGTGTTTGCACATCACTATGCCGTAGTGGCTGATTTGACATTGGCTGGTTTTTTATTTGTGCTCTTGTTACTGTTAACAACCTTCCTCAGTTTAAAGCAGCAGAGTTTATCTCTGGCCATTTTGGCCCTGGGGATGGCCTATCTGGCACCGTTACTGATTCCGCAAACGCATCCGGATGCCTTGTTTTTGCTCAGCTATTATCTGTTGGTCAATATTGCCGTTGCGATCGTCAACTTTATCCAGCCTTGGCGCATTTTGAACCATATCGCTTTCTTTGCCAGCATGCTGATTGGCGGCATCATGATGGGACTTTATCTGCAACAAGCGCAAAAAGTCTGGCTAGATGGCATTTTGTGGTGTCACATCATATTATTTATCTGGTTGAGTGTGCGCTATAGCCAGCTCATGTCTGGTCTTCAGCAGGAACTGACGCGCTGGCAACCTGTACTGGATGTGAGCCTGATTTTTAGTGTTCCGGTCGTTGGTTTTTCCTTACATGCCTTCTTGATGCATGACTCAAGGTTCGCCATGGCCTCGGGAGCGGCGGGGCTGGCACTTATTTATAGTGTTTTAATGCTCTGGATTCGCCACAAGCAACCTGTATTGTCCTTATTGTCAAAAATCTTTTTTATTTTAGCAGTAGCGTTTACGGCCCTTATTTTTCCTTTAGCACAGGGTGCACATTGGAGTTCAATCGGTTGGGTAGTACAAGGTACGGCATTATTGGTCTGGGGAAGTAGTGAGCGTGAAAGGCTCAGTCTGTACAGTGGTGTTGTGCTGTTACTATTCAGTTCAATCACGCTCTTTTATCAGGTCTGGAATGAGCCCCAATTTCCGCTGTTCAGTACTTCGATTTATTCGTTTTGTCAGTTTGTTACGGTGTTCTATCTGTCACAGGCTGGTCAGGATGCTGAGCGTTCCTTTACTGCAACTTCGCTCAGTTGTATTTTTCTGCCTTTAGGGCTGTATGCGGGGGCGATTTCAGGGGTAGAGTTATTCAACTGGAAGGCTCAAGGTTTTAGTCCTTACCTGATGATTGCAACGGTATTGTTCGCACTATTTTATGCCGTCATGCAAAAACAGGTTAAAATCAGCTGGATTTTTCTCCAGTTGTGGGTACACAGCTTGCTTTTGCTGTTTTTTGTCTCGGAGCTTGCTTATCAGCAGGTGTGGACGAATTGGGGATGGAAGCATCCTTTCGCGCAGATCTGTTTTCTTTTGGCCACGGCCTTGAATAGTCTGTTGCTGATACGCAGTTTGCTCTTACCGAAACACACCTGGGCGATGACATGGACCGCCAGTTTGCTCTGGCTGATGCTGGCATTTGTTGGGCTGGCGGTGTTACCAGAAAATCCCGTGATTGCCTTGAGCCTCATCCCCTTGCTGTATGGGGGCTGGGAAATCAAAACGGCGAAATTTCAGCTTTTGCAACAACCCGCCGTTTGGTTACTGACTGCCTTGTGGTTAATTATGGCCAATCTCGATCTGCACGCAGCAAGTTCCGGTTATGTTTTTCCTTTACTGAACTTAACGGATTTTATGACCCTCTCGATGACCTTAGGCATGCTCATCATGATTTACCGTCATCATTTTGATCAGGATCGTCTGGCTTGGGGCTTTAAGTTCACTATGCTAATCATCAGTCTATTTGTACTGAGCAGTGCGCTGCTGCGCGGCTTGCACCATTATCTGCAGACCCCCTTATGGAGCTCCGCGGTGTGGGATAATGGTACGGTACAATTGAGTTTTACCTTGCTGTGGATCTTACTGGCCTTTCTTTTGATGACCTTCGCAAGTCGCAAAATGGTTCGGGAAGTTTGGTTTGTAGGCGCTGGATTGCTGGGATTAGTGGTGGCCAAGCTGGTCTTGCTGGATTTTGCACAAAGCGCCACTTTAACTCGGGTGATTTCTTTTATTGGTGCGGGGGGCGTAATGCTAGTCATCGCGTATCTGGCACCCCTTCCACCGCCTGTTTCACGCGAGCCTAAAGCTTAG
- the polA gene encoding DNA polymerase I, with protein MPPFVLVDGSYFLFRAYHALPPLTTSTGLHTNAIRGAISAIQKLMRRMQPTHMAVIFDTPEPTFRHELSPIYKGDRPSMPEELAEQIPYLHALIRALGIPLYMLPGAEADDIIGTLAKRAVQEGHDVLISTGDKDMAQLVNEHVKLEDSFKDKVTDIQGVYDKFGVWPNQIIDYLTLMGDASDGIMGVPGIGAKTAAKLLNEYGSIGGILENVDKIKGKVGQNIKDNTDGIAIDHQLASIVCDLDLALSWEDLKLGHPNVEQLRHLYTELEFRNQLQSLDHPNNPNNSTYQQSAQAIEQASAPAPIQTEDHASLSSQDDHLGNANYHTVLTQEAWESLWQRLSSSSRFVIDTETTSLDYRVAELVGFSLAFDAQDAYYVPLAHDYAGAPVQLDRATILAQIKPVLENEQVEKIGHHLKYDAHIFANHGIELRGWYFDSMLASYVLNSVATRHGMDDVARLYLSHLTTTFEQIAGKGAKQKTFNQIEIETAAHYAAEDAHVTYRLYEVLSEKLQTFPELVNILHNIEMPVARILTDMEEAGIKLDLAFLDQLSVEFSKSMQGLEDRAMQLAGEHFNIASPKQVGEILFDKLGLKGGKKTATGQYSTSESVLEKIEHPITEVILEHRSLSKLKSTYTDALVKQCHTETCRVHTSYHQALTATGRLSSSDPNLQNIPIRNEIGRQIRKAFIAPEGRVLLAADYSQIELRLMAHFSQDDALVHAFQHGQDVHRRTAAEVLGIPLEQVTADQRRQAKAVNFGLLYGMSEFGLIRQLGFTREESQNYIKQYFQRYPGIYEYMQRTRQVALEQGFVETILGRRLYTPDIAARNMMVRKGAERAAINAPLQGSAADIIKLAMIAVDKMLPKSQATLLLQVHDELVFEVDEAIADELAPQLADVMQSVLEISVPLVVEVGKGRNWDEAH; from the coding sequence ATGCCACCATTTGTTTTGGTCGATGGGTCTTATTTTTTATTTCGTGCATATCACGCCCTGCCCCCACTCACCACTTCAACCGGATTACATACCAATGCCATCCGTGGCGCGATTTCCGCTATTCAAAAATTAATGCGCCGCATGCAGCCAACCCATATGGCAGTGATTTTTGACACGCCAGAACCCACCTTTCGTCACGAGCTGTCTCCGATTTATAAAGGCGACCGGCCAAGTATGCCCGAGGAACTCGCCGAGCAAATTCCTTATTTGCATGCCTTGATTCGTGCGTTAGGCATTCCGCTGTATATGTTACCGGGTGCAGAAGCCGATGATATTATCGGAACGCTCGCCAAACGAGCTGTGCAGGAAGGTCATGATGTGCTGATCTCCACCGGTGATAAAGACATGGCTCAACTGGTCAATGAGCATGTCAAACTGGAAGACAGCTTTAAAGATAAGGTCACGGATATTCAGGGCGTCTATGACAAGTTTGGCGTGTGGCCGAACCAGATCATTGATTACCTGACCCTGATGGGAGATGCCTCTGACGGTATTATGGGTGTACCGGGCATCGGTGCCAAAACTGCAGCCAAATTACTGAATGAATATGGTTCAATCGGCGGTATTCTGGAAAATGTCGACAAGATCAAAGGTAAAGTAGGTCAAAACATCAAAGATAATACCGATGGTATTGCGATTGACCATCAACTAGCCAGTATTGTCTGTGATCTGGATTTGGCCCTATCGTGGGAAGACCTAAAACTTGGCCATCCGAATGTCGAGCAACTGCGTCATCTATATACTGAACTGGAATTCCGAAACCAGCTGCAATCTCTCGATCATCCAAATAACCCGAATAACAGCACCTATCAACAAAGTGCTCAAGCCATTGAACAAGCCTCTGCTCCAGCGCCCATCCAAACTGAAGATCACGCCAGCCTGAGCAGTCAGGATGATCATCTGGGCAATGCCAACTATCATACCGTCCTGACCCAGGAAGCTTGGGAAAGCTTGTGGCAACGCTTATCCAGCAGTTCACGCTTTGTCATTGACACCGAAACGACCAGTCTGGATTATCGCGTGGCCGAACTGGTCGGCTTCTCGCTCGCATTCGATGCTCAGGATGCCTATTATGTTCCGCTGGCACATGATTATGCCGGTGCGCCCGTGCAACTCGATCGTGCAACTATTCTGGCTCAAATCAAGCCTGTACTGGAAAATGAGCAGGTCGAAAAGATTGGTCATCATCTCAAATATGACGCTCATATTTTTGCCAACCATGGAATTGAGCTACGCGGCTGGTACTTCGACAGCATGCTGGCGTCTTATGTCCTGAACTCAGTCGCCACCCGTCATGGCATGGATGATGTTGCCCGTCTGTACCTCAGCCACCTCACGACGACCTTTGAACAGATCGCCGGCAAAGGTGCCAAACAGAAAACTTTCAACCAGATTGAAATTGAAACTGCAGCGCATTATGCCGCGGAAGATGCACATGTAACCTATCGCCTGTATGAAGTACTGTCGGAAAAATTGCAGACTTTCCCGGAACTGGTAAATATCCTACACAATATCGAAATGCCGGTCGCACGCATCCTGACGGATATGGAAGAAGCCGGGATTAAACTGGATCTGGCCTTTTTGGATCAGCTCAGTGTGGAATTTTCCAAAAGCATGCAAGGACTGGAAGATCGGGCGATGCAACTGGCTGGAGAGCATTTCAATATTGCCTCGCCAAAACAGGTCGGTGAGATCCTATTTGACAAACTGGGGCTGAAAGGCGGCAAAAAAACCGCAACCGGACAATACAGTACCAGTGAAAGTGTACTGGAAAAAATCGAGCATCCGATTACCGAAGTCATTTTGGAACACCGTAGTTTGTCCAAGCTGAAAAGTACCTATACGGATGCACTGGTTAAACAATGCCATACTGAAACCTGCCGAGTACACACCAGCTATCATCAGGCGCTGACTGCGACCGGCCGTTTATCATCTTCTGATCCAAACCTGCAAAACATCCCGATCCGCAATGAAATTGGCCGCCAGATTCGTAAAGCCTTTATCGCACCTGAAGGTCGTGTATTGCTGGCAGCCGACTACTCGCAAATTGAACTGCGCTTGATGGCCCATTTTTCACAGGATGATGCCCTAGTCCATGCCTTCCAGCATGGTCAGGATGTACACCGCCGTACTGCTGCAGAAGTATTGGGGATTCCCCTCGAACAAGTGACAGCCGACCAACGCCGTCAAGCAAAAGCCGTCAATTTCGGTTTGTTATATGGTATGTCAGAGTTTGGTCTGATCCGCCAGCTCGGTTTTACCCGTGAAGAATCGCAGAACTATATCAAACAGTATTTTCAGCGCTACCCGGGCATTTATGAATATATGCAACGTACCCGCCAGGTTGCACTGGAACAGGGTTTTGTTGAAACCATCTTGGGTCGACGTTTATACACCCCAGACATTGCTGCACGCAATATGATGGTGCGTAAAGGTGCGGAACGGGCTGCAATTAATGCGCCGCTGCAAGGCAGTGCCGCAGATATTATTAAATTAGCGATGATCGCCGTTGATAAAATGCTGCCTAAGTCCCAAGCGACGCTTTTGCTGCAAGTCCACGATGAATTGGTGTTTGAAGTGGATGAAGCGATTGCCGATGAATTGGCACCACAACTGGCCGATGTCATGCAATCGGTACTGGAAATTTCCGTGCCGCTGGTGGTCGAAGTCGGTAAAGGCCGAAATTGGGATGAAGCCCATTAA
- a CDS encoding YggT family protein: MGASSALIFGIIINVAILLVFFRFLMQLAAVSPYNPVVLSTVKATKIVDVFGRILPTVGKGRVNLAALVLLVVLYLLKIFGVMYLNGAMPSSPVHLLILTFVTMIQDLIRFCRYLIFATILLSWVVILTQSRSPYIEVIQELAEPLLAPFRRLLPNMGVIDLSPILAFLALYIAEILMNEVAKVLLTGL, translated from the coding sequence ATGGGTGCAAGTTCTGCGCTAATTTTTGGCATCATCATTAACGTAGCGATTTTGCTCGTATTCTTCCGTTTCTTAATGCAACTGGCCGCAGTCAGTCCTTATAATCCGGTTGTGTTATCCACAGTGAAAGCCACCAAGATTGTAGATGTTTTTGGACGCATTCTGCCAACCGTTGGGAAGGGCCGAGTTAATCTGGCGGCTTTGGTACTGTTGGTGGTGCTGTATCTGCTGAAAATCTTTGGGGTGATGTATCTCAATGGTGCGATGCCAAGCAGTCCGGTACATTTATTGATCCTGACTTTTGTGACCATGATTCAGGATCTGATCCGTTTCTGTCGCTATTTGATTTTCGCCACCATTCTTTTGAGCTGGGTGGTGATATTGACGCAATCACGTTCACCGTATATTGAAGTGATTCAGGAGTTGGCGGAGCCTTTATTGGCACCTTTCCGTCGTTTACTTCCGAATATGGGGGTGATTGACCTGTCACCCATTCTGGCATTTTTGGCGCTCTATATCGCCGAGATTCTGATGAATGAAGTGGCTAAGGTGCTGTTGACCGGACTTTGA
- the proC gene encoding pyrroline-5-carboxylate reductase: MSTALNCNIGFIGGGNMAQALIGGLLSRGLPATRITVADPVEKVRELLKEKDVHVTDNNAEAIRDADVVVLAVKPQVLASVLKPLAGLFNDKLIVSIVAGAEIDTISQLVGGVERIVRVMPNTPALVQTGAHGLYATDAVSAKDRELAGQILAATGLTIWVNSEAQIDAVTAVSGSGPAYFFYMMESMIRAGKNLGLDEKVATALTLQTALGAAQMAITSASTPAELRKNVTSPNGTTQAALEVFDRAQISQNIQAALAAAQKRSQELAQELSDSSK, encoded by the coding sequence ATGAGTACAGCATTAAATTGTAATATTGGTTTTATTGGCGGCGGCAATATGGCGCAGGCTTTGATTGGTGGCTTGTTGTCACGAGGCTTGCCAGCAACCCGTATTACAGTGGCTGATCCGGTCGAGAAAGTCCGTGAGTTATTAAAAGAAAAAGATGTGCACGTGACGGATAATAATGCGGAAGCTATTCGTGATGCTGATGTGGTCGTACTGGCAGTCAAACCACAGGTCTTGGCCAGTGTACTGAAACCATTAGCAGGTTTGTTTAATGATAAATTGATTGTTTCAATTGTTGCGGGTGCTGAGATTGACACCATTTCTCAGTTGGTCGGTGGGGTTGAGCGTATTGTTCGCGTTATGCCAAATACCCCAGCATTGGTGCAAACTGGTGCGCATGGTCTATATGCGACTGATGCAGTTTCAGCCAAAGACCGTGAACTAGCAGGGCAAATCCTGGCAGCGACCGGTTTGACGATTTGGGTGAATTCAGAAGCACAAATTGATGCAGTGACTGCCGTTTCCGGTTCAGGCCCAGCTTACTTTTTCTATATGATGGAAAGCATGATCCGTGCGGGCAAAAACTTGGGGCTGGATGAAAAAGTAGCGACCGCTTTGACCCTGCAAACGGCACTTGGTGCGGCACAAATGGCAATTACCAGTGCCAGTACACCGGCAGAACTGCGTAAAAATGTCACCTCTCCAAATGGCACCACGCAAGCGGCTTTGGAAGTATTCGACCGTGCGCAGATTTCACAAAATATTCAGGCTGCTTTGGCTGCAGCACAAAAACGCAGTCAGGAACTTGCTCAAGAGCTGAGTGACAGCAGCAAATAA
- the tilS gene encoding tRNA lysidine(34) synthetase TilS, which translates to MRSALSTFNEIWQSQFRTLFLSELQRFPAGTAFLIGCSGGMDSMLLLHFMAILCPQHVRAIYVDHQLQQPSQAWGQLVAEQCRQLNIPCIIQPVQVASGNLENQARSARYQAFQQHLKSHEVLVLAHHQQDQAETVLLRLFSGAGIHGLAAMREVEQRDHYTLWRPFLSLSREQIAAWTAQLNLPYVDDPSNQDTHYDRAWCRKDLWPMLQSRFPQMQQAVARSSYLMQDAEDILQDVLQDDWQRCGDSNQLNLQMLDQLSVARRRQLLSAWMKGEGQYRPPFEMVQCLQAEVIEAQADAQAALHWNQYYFVRFQGHIYRLAQSCYLASKQQPPADQQQICFSPEQMISLPAGNFQIQSAQVGLAWNLLGQKLQLSFRQGGEKIHLHGRVGRWPLKKAIQEAQIFPWLRHTIQIISIDNVMLGVFTPKGFWLAQSVYCEAGGWQPNLISQP; encoded by the coding sequence ATGCGAAGCGCGTTATCAACGTTTAATGAAATTTGGCAGTCACAATTTAGGACTCTCTTCTTAAGCGAGTTACAGCGGTTTCCAGCGGGAACTGCATTCCTGATTGGCTGTAGCGGGGGCATGGATTCCATGCTCCTCTTGCATTTTATGGCAATCCTCTGTCCACAGCACGTTCGTGCGATCTATGTGGATCACCAATTACAGCAGCCGAGTCAGGCTTGGGGGCAATTGGTGGCCGAGCAATGCCGGCAACTCAATATTCCCTGTATTATTCAGCCTGTTCAGGTCGCTTCCGGTAATCTGGAAAATCAAGCACGTTCAGCACGTTATCAGGCCTTTCAACAACATTTAAAATCGCATGAGGTTTTAGTGTTGGCTCATCATCAGCAGGATCAGGCAGAAACCGTACTGCTCAGACTGTTCTCGGGCGCAGGCATTCATGGTTTGGCTGCGATGCGTGAGGTTGAGCAGCGTGATCATTACACGCTCTGGCGTCCCTTTTTGTCCCTTTCGCGGGAACAGATTGCTGCTTGGACGGCCCAGTTAAATTTACCTTATGTCGACGATCCGAGTAATCAGGACACGCATTATGACCGTGCCTGGTGCCGCAAAGACCTTTGGCCCATGCTGCAGTCACGTTTTCCCCAGATGCAACAGGCTGTGGCCCGTAGCAGTTACCTGATGCAAGATGCTGAAGACATTTTGCAAGACGTATTGCAAGACGACTGGCAACGGTGTGGTGATTCGAATCAATTGAATTTACAGATGCTTGATCAACTGTCTGTAGCAAGGCGGCGGCAACTGTTATCGGCCTGGATGAAAGGTGAGGGACAATATCGACCTCCATTTGAGATGGTACAGTGCCTTCAGGCTGAAGTGATTGAGGCTCAAGCTGATGCACAGGCAGCCTTGCATTGGAATCAATATTACTTTGTACGCTTCCAGGGGCATATCTACCGTTTGGCTCAATCCTGTTATTTGGCCTCAAAACAACAGCCACCCGCAGATCAGCAGCAAATCTGTTTTTCTCCAGAGCAGATGATCAGCTTGCCTGCTGGTAATTTTCAGATTCAGTCCGCGCAGGTGGGCTTGGCATGGAATTTATTGGGTCAGAAGTTACAGTTGAGTTTCCGGCAGGGGGGAGAAAAAATTCATCTGCATGGTCGGGTCGGGCGTTGGCCCCTGAAGAAGGCGATTCAAGAGGCACAAATTTTCCCCTGGTTGCGTCATACAATACAAATAATTAGCATAGATAATGTTATGCTTGGTGTCTTCACACCCAAAGGATTCTGGTTGGCCCAATCGGTATATTGTGAGGCTGGGGGCTGGCAACCGAATTTAATCTCTCAGCCATAA